CTCGTCCTTTTCTTTCTTCAGGAGCGACTCTGCTGCGCTATTCGTAATATCAATCCGCCCTTTATCATCCATACTAATCACTGGATTCGGTAATGTACTTAGTAACAAATTGAATTCGAAATGTTCGCGCTCGAAGGGCAGATAAGAAACGGTCTTCACATCTACAACATTCGGGATTCGTCTAATTTTCGGCATCAGTAATTGAAACTGACTGAATTCGAGCGACGGAAAACTCAAAAATATTTTACCGACGGGATCAACTTCAATACCTCTCAAATCAATTTCGTATTCACGCAAAATTGTGAGGACTTCTTGGCAAATTCCCAATCGATCTGTACACGTAATTTCCAATCGCATAATTGCACTGCCCTTAAACTGTCTGTAAATAAAATTATACAGACGTACGAATTGAAATACAGCTTTACGCTCTCTAACGGCCATAAAAAAACGCCGAATAACGAGTTATACGGCGTTTCATGCTTCTTAGTTCAACTCTTTTGGCTATGCCTTTTTACGAAACCCTTGTTCTCAATCGAGCAATGCGTCTGTTTTTGCAGCCATAATGAAGTCATTTTTGTGAAGCCCCTCAATCGCGTGGGTCCACCAAGTCACGGTCAATTTACCCCACTCTAGCGTGAGCGTAGGGTGATGAAACTCATCTTCCGCGAGTTGAGCTACCTTATTGCAAAAGGCCCATGCAAGCTTGAAGTTTTTAAACTTGTATTCACGCTCAAGCTGCATCACGCCGTCACGCGCGACAGGAACCCAATCAGGGATTTCTTTCATCAAGGTACCCAGCTCTTCATCCGAAACTTTTGGAGCACCTGCTTGGCAAGCTTCACATTCTTGGTTCTTTAATTCACTCATGCTAATTCCGTTTTACTTCTCGTTAATGGATTAAATTCAAAAATCTACGCAGCGTCTTTCTCTTTGGGTGGGAACTTAGGTTCGAACAACCCCAACTCCATGGCTTCATGCACCAACGCCATAATATCCATATCAGAAATTTCGAACAGTTGATTCACATCGCGCAAGGTATAGTAAATCGGCTGCATAATGTCGATACGATATGGTGTACGCAAGGCATCTAGAGGCTTCAATGGCACGCGCTCGGGCTTGTCGCTCTCTAATGCATAAACCGTTTCTCCGGGCGAAGAAAGAATACCCCCTCCGTATATACGCAGCCCCTTCTCGGTCTCTAACAACCCAAATTCAACTGTGAACCAATATAAACGCGCTAAATAGACGCGTTCCTTTGGTGATGCGGCGTAGCCAAGGCGACCGTACTGGTGCGTAAAGTGCGCAAACGCTGGGTTTGTAAGTAACGGGCAATGGCCAAAAATCTCATGAAAAATATCCGGCTCTTGCAGATAATCGAATTCCTCACGCGTTCTAATAAATGTCGCAACAGGAAACTCTTTATTCGCTAACAAGCGAAAGAACTCATCGAAAGGGATCAAAGCTGGAACGCGTGCGACTTGCCAACCTGTGGTTTCACTCAAAACCTTATTTATTTCACCCAACTGTGGAATGCTATCCTTTGGTAGATCAAGCAACTCCAAACCACGCATATATTCGTCGCAGGCCTTTCCCGGAATAATCTCAAGCTGTCGTGCAACTAAATCGTGCCAAACTTGGTTATCGTCATTACTCCAGTGAATAATCCCATGCTCGTCTGGCGTTTTCGAAACATATTTGCTCTCTTTCTTCGCCATCACGGACTCCTCATATGTTGTTTTATGAGCGCATTTTTATACGCTTATTTGTAACTTTAGCTTACTAAATTAACCTTGGGGTCGGATACTGGTTCACGCGTCTCACCGCTCTGTATCAGTGTAAATATATATTTACTCGAGAACTTACCCCCTACGCGCTGCCTTCTCGAACGCATGTTCCAAGTCAATAATAATATCGCTTGGATGCTCTAAGCCCACTGAAATTCGAATCAAGCCCTCACCAATACCAGCCTTTTCCCGCGCCTCCGGTGTCAGTGGCGAGTGCGTCATCGACGCAGGGTGTTGAATCAGCGTTTCTGCGTCGCCGAGGCTCACTGCTAACCGAATCATTTTTAACTCATTGAGCATTTTAGTGGCTGTGCCATAGCCCCCCTTGATATCAAAGGCAATGACCGCTCCAGCCGCTTTCATCTGTTTGTCGTCGCCAATTAACTGCGCACCTTTTTTATCTTGGAAACCAGGAAAATAGAGCCGCTGTACCATGTCATGCTCTGCTAAATAAGAAACCACTTGGAGCGCGCTGTTGCAGTGACGTTCCATACGAATCGGCAAGGTTTTCAATCCGCGTGTGATAAGCCAAGCATCGTGTGGCGATATCGTGGCTCCCATATCCTTTAAGGTCGTCAATTTAATGAGTTCTATATCATCTTGGCTGCCCGTCACAATACCCGCAACTACGTCACCATGACCGTTTAAATACTTGGTCGCGCTATGAATCACTAAATCAGCACCATACGCGCCAGGCTTTTGCAGAAGTGGTGTCATAAATGTGTTATCGACAATGAATTTCAGTGCGTGCTGGTTACAAAACTCGCCAACTGGAGTGAGATCAATCAATTTCAAATGAGGATTTGCAGGTGTTTCTAAAAACAACATTTTCGTACTGGGTTTCAACGCCGCTTTGAGCGCCTGATGGTCTTCAATGTCGACAAAAGTCACTTCAATACCAAAACGACTAAATAAATGAGAGAACAAAGCAAAACTACATCCATAAATACAATCAGATGCAATCACATGGTCACCCGACTTTAGAAACGCCATCGTACTTGCCGCAACCGCCCCCATGCCGGTTGCACTCGCGGCTGCATCTTCCATTCCTTCGAGCGCAGCAACACGTTGTTCGAGTTGGCGCACGGTGGGGTTTCCTAACCGAGAATAAATGTAACCGTCTGCTTCACCTGCAAATCGAGCTCCACCCGTTTCCGCATTCGGAAAGACAAAGGTTGAAGTTTGATACAACGGTGGCACTAATGCGCCGTGCGGATCTTGCTGAGCGTCTCCGCCATGAATAGCAAGTGTTTCAGGATGCAACGTGCTGTTTGAGCCATGCTGGGGCATATAAAACTTCCTTTATTGTTATCGTTTTTGCAGGAAGCTTAAGGGGGACTTGGCAGCGCGGCAATGATCAGAGAGACCTCTGACCACTCACCGCTTGTAACGAAAATTTGCCAAAACTAAAAGATGAGTGATCCATTCCGTTTATAAACGACTGATTTCTTGTTTTACCCGATACTCGCTCGAAGTCACGTAACGCTCAATACTTCCCACGTCACGCTCTAATTCGCGAAACTCGTTCACAATGTCGCTTAATGCTTGCTTTGGTGGCTTGCCCGCCTCCCAAACGCGTGTTTTCACTTCTATGGTGCGCCCATCACTGCGCTTTTCAAAGCGCGTTTCCTCTCGCACAGTGGGATTCACCGAAGTGTGCTTACCACCTTCCTTTTTGTCGATGACAAACCAGGCAACCACATAGGCGATAAAAGCAACCTGTTGAGTTACTACGAGTGCAGTCACTGCAACAATGCGCACAACCCAAAGCTCCCAACCGAAGTACTCGGCAATGCCGGCGCATACACCGGCTATCTTGCCATTCTTCGTGTCACGATAAAGTTGTTTTTTCCGCTCAACCATAATGTACTCCTTACTCGTATCGACGCCAGTTAGGATTCTCTTGGTCGAGAATGCGCTCTAGTGTGCGAACACGGTCTTTGAGTCGCTCTGCAGATTCAACAAGTTCTTGAATTTGCGAAGCGTCATCGGAACTCAATCCTTCACTAATCTTTTTCTTACTCCGATAGTGAAGGATGATCCAGATGGGCGCGACAAATATCAGAAATACGATAATTGGTGCGATTGCCATTCCCATCATTGCTTCTGCGTCCATGACTCTTCTCCTTATTCAGCAGATTTGTCCGCTTTCTCTGATTTCTTCGAAGAAGCTTTGGTATCACCGCTTACGCGAGCCTTCAGTGCTTCCAATTCGTCATCTACTTTAGACTCGTTCTCTAGAGTACGGAATTCATCTGCTAACGAACGTTTACCTAAATCGTAAGCATCTACCTGCGACTCTAAATCATCGATTTTCGCTTCATAACGATCGAACTTTTGCAACGCATCATCAATCTTTGAGCTGTCGAGCGTACGCTTTACGTTTAAACGCGAGCTCACCGTACGTTCACGCATCAGAATCGACTTTTGACGTGCTTTCGCGTCAGTCAACTTCTCTTGTAACTGCGCAATTTCACCAGACAAACGCTCGATATGATCGTCAGTACGCTCAATTTCGCGTTGTAAGCTGTCTAACGTATCTTGAATCTTACTTTTCTCGATCAATGCAGAGCGAGCTAAATCGTCACGACCTTTGCTAATCGCAAGTTCCGCACGCTTTTCCCATTCCACAACTTCGTCTTCAAGGCGCGTCAGTTGACGGGTGAGCTCTTTTTTCTCTGCTAAAGTTTTAGCAGAAACAGAGCGCACTTCAACTAGCGTGTCTTCCATTTCTTGTATAATTAACCGCACCATTTTCTGCGGATCTTCAGCTTTATCCAATAATGCATTCAAATTTGCATTTACGATATCTGAGAAGCGTGAAAAAATACCCATCTTAAATTACCTCTATTAAGTTTCAGATGTCCTGGCACAAGTACATATACAAGATGCTTGCCAGTTTTTCACAAATACTAAATGCATTAAATAACAATAAGTTAAAATAATTACTAGAAAATTGGTGCAGTTTCTACGATAAAGAAATACACTAATATTTAGCAAAATTAACCAACTTGTTGACTAAAAAGAGACTCGGCTATGAACCGTTTCCGCGATAACGAAAATTTGATTGGCGAATCCAACAGTTTTCTCTCTGTATTAGAGCATGTCTCACAGGCCGCACCGCTTGACAAGCCTGTGCTCATTATCGGCGAACGCGGTACGGGCAAGGAGCTTATCGCGCAGAGGCTCCACTACTTGTCGAAACGATGGGACCAACCTTACTTAAAACTCAATTGTGCTGCGCTCAATGACAATCTACTTGAAAGTGAACTGTTTGGACATGAAGCCGGGGCGTTTACGGGCGCGAGTAAAAAGCACGAAGGACGATTTGAGCGGGCAGATAACGGTACCCTATTTCTTGACGAATTAGCTAACACCTCTGCGCTTGTGCAAGAGAAACTCTTGCGAGTTATTGAATACGGTGAGTTTGAGCGTGTGGGTGGCAGCAAATCTGTGAAGGTTGATGTTCGTCTTATCGCGGCTACAAATGAGGATTTACCTTCTTTGGCGGCAAACAATAAGTTTCGTGCCGACCTACTCGATCGACTCGCTTTTGATGTCATCACGCTCCCGCCATTGCGAGAGCGGCCCGAAGATATTCTCATTCTGGCAGAACACTTTGCTATTCAAATGGCGCGAGAGCTCAAATTGAGTTGCTTTGCGGGTTTCACCACGAAAGCCAAGCAAGTACTACAAGACCATCTCTGGCCTGGAAATATTCGGGAATTGAAGAATGTTGTCGAACGCAGTGTTTATCGTTTGAATAACGACCAGTTGCCGGTTCACGATATTATCTTAGATCCTTTCCACAGCCCTTGGCGGCCCGCGCAATCGATAGAATATGCCTCTGCTCCTCAAAGCCAAGGGCCCACAACAACATCCGTTGCGTCCGCAAACGACAGTGTTGAAGTCGCGCCAGTTACCGCGAAAGCTACACCAATCGATTTCAAACAAGGCATCGATTTCAAAACCTTGAGTCAAGACTTTGAGGTTCAGTTGCTAGAGCAAGCACTCGCAGAATGCCAATTTAATCAGAAAAAGACGGCGGAAGCCTTAGGTTTAACCTATCATCAACTGCGTGGATACTTAAAAAAATATCAGTTACTCGAGGGGATACAGCGTGAAGACTAAGCAACTTTATTGCTCGTTTTCGCTTCTTTTAATTTTCTTATTAGCGGGTTGCTCTCGAGCGTTGCCACCACATGCGCAAGGAATTCTTTATTGTGCGGAGGGAAACCCCGAGTCGTTTAATCCACAACTTGTAACCTCAGGTACCACGCTAGACATGACCTCATCACAACTTTACGATCGGCTTTTAGAGTACGATGAGGGAACAAAGGAATTCAAACCTGCATTGGCGACCCGATGGCGAGTAAGCCAAGACGGGCTCACTTATCGTTTTTTTCTCCGAGAAGACGTCACATTTCACACAACTTCTTATTTTACGCCCACACGCACCTTAAACGCGCAAGATGTGGTCTTCACCATGACGCGCTGGTTAGACTCTAACCATCCCTATCACCAAGTGAGTGGAGGGCAATACCCGTTTTTTACTGCCACTAAACTCGATCAGTTAATCACAGAAGTGCGAGCCGTTGGCCCTTTCGAGGTAGAAATCACCTTAGAACAACCCGACAGTTCCTTCCTGTCGATTATGGCCTCCAACTTCGCTGTTATCATGTCTGCAGAATATGGCTATGCGCTCATTGAATCGAACCAACTGGAACTATTCGATGTACGCCCTATCGGCACAGGTCCGTTTGTTTATCGCTACTTTAGAAAAGATGTTGCGGTTAACTACCGGCGTCATGATAGCTATTGGCAAGGGCCCGCGGCGAGCGAAACCCTAGTTTTCCGAATTGCACCGAACGATCATAAACGCATGCTTATGCTGTTAACGAAAGATTGTGATATTAGCCCTTATCCTCCCGCGCGTGACATAGAATGGATAGACGAACGTCCTGATATCCAACTACAAACCTCTATGAGCCCTAACACTGCTTTTTGGGCATTTAATACGGATAAAGAGCCCTTTAATGACCCGCGCGTTCGGCGAGCACTTGCTCACGCAGTGGATCGAGACGCACTGATTCACGCCGTTTACTTTAACCATGCCGTGAAGGCAGACTCTATCTTACCGAACACGAATTGGGCGCATTTACCCAACCCAGATGCTTTCGCTTATAACCCAGAACTTGCGAGAGAATTACTCCGAGAAGCGGGGTACGAGAATGGCTTTGAAATGGATATCTGGGCACTGCCTGTGCAGCGCGCTTATAATCCAAACGCAAAGCTTATGGCGGAGCTTATTCAGGCGAATTTGAATGACGTCGGTGTGCGAGCTGAAATTGTGAGTTATGAATGGAGCTCTTTCCGCCGCAGCCTTGCTGAAGGCGCTCATGACTCTGTTTTAATTGGCTGGTCAGCCGATCACGCAGACCCTGATAACTTCTTCCGCCCTTTGCTCACGTGCGCTGCTAAGGAGTCAGGTAACAACCGCGCAATGTGGTGTCATCCGGCCTTTGATACCCTTGTCAGTCAAGCAATCCGAACAACCGAGCGAAAAGAACGCGAAGCACTTTATCAAGCGGCTCAAGCAATGCTTATTGAGGAGGTTCCGATCCTACCGTTAGCGCATTCCATCCGTTTTCAAGCTGCACGCAGACACATACGAGGCCTCTACCCGCCGACCTACGGCGGAATTCGCTTACACTCTGTGCATCGTGCGATTTCTGCGGAGGAAACAGAATGAGTCGCGTGATTCTTAGACAACTCAGTTTGTTACTGATTACCCTATTTTTGTTATCTCTCGTATCTTTCACGTTAAGCTATGGTTTTCCCGGCGATCCAGTCACTAATGTTTCAGGCATTCACACCGACCATGCACGTTATGAGCAGGAGTTTAAAGCCCGTGGCTTTGAGGGACACGTCGGACAACAATACATTGCTTATTTACAGCATTTATTTGATGGTCAGTGGGGTTACTCACTGCAAGACGGAACGAGTATTGCCGAAGAACTCCGGCTACGACTCCCTGCGACACTCGAAGTGACATTCATCTCGCTCATAGTGGCGCTTGTTGTAGGGCCACCGCTGGGAATTATTGCTGCGATGAATCATCGCAAGCCACTAGACCAAGTGATTTCGTTCATTAGTCTTGCCGGTTACTCGATTCCAGTATTTTGGCTTGCTCAAATCTCCATTCTAATTTTTGCAGTGGTTTTTGATTGGGTTCCGATTGCTGGGCAAATAAACCCTCTTTTTGATATTCCGCCCGTGTCCGGCTCTATTCTTCTCGATATTCTTATTAGCGATAGTCAGCACAAAACAATCGCGTTGCAAAATGCGCTGCTCCATCTCTTACTTCCCACACTCGTGCTAGCTGCAGCACCCTGTGTGTTACTCATTCGTTTTACGCGCACTTCAGCGCTTCAAGTTTTACAGAAAAAATATATCAAGGGAGCATATGCTCGTGGCCTCTCTACCACCGAAGTAATGCTGAAACACACCATTCCAAACACCATGCAACCCGTCACTCGAGAGCTCAGTACCGCATTCAGCATTCTTATAACTAATGTGCTCATTACCGAGCTGATTTTCTCTTGGCCGGGCCTCGGAAACTGGCTGGTAAGAAGTATATACGAACGCGATTACCCCGTTATACAACATGGCTTGCTAGTGCTCGCCTCAATGATCCTTATCGCTAATGTCGCCGCAAATATTATTCAAGCATGGCGCTACCCTCAGGTTAGGCAGGAATTTTATGTCCGATAAGAGCCTTTATTTTGAAGCCAAGAACCCCTCACCTCTTGCTCTTGTATGGCAAGACTTGCGTGGCAACCCAGTGTCTATGGCAACCATTTATATTTTATCGGCGCTGCTGCTTATTAGCCTTTTTGGACCTTTATTGGCACCTTATGGTGCCAATGAACAATTTACAGATGCGGTTTCTTTGCCACCCGCATGGTCACAAAAAGGCGATCTACGCTTTCTTTTAGGCACCGACTCACTCGGCCGCGATATGATTTCAAGGCTAATGCATGGAGCACGCTATACCTTTGGCCTGCCGCTCTTAGTAATTCTCTCAGCTGCTTTTATTGGTTGTGGGTTAGGCGCGATCGCGGCCGTTTCTGTCGGTGTCAAAAGCTCCACCGTTAAGCATTTGCTCGATGTACTATTGTCGATCCCATCCTTACTGTTGGCGCTCGTTATCATCGCGATTATTGGCCCTGGTTTAACTAACGCAACGTTTGCCATCGGTTTGGTATTTATCCCTCAATTCCTTCACATTACTAAGAATGCGATCGCCGACGAGCAGAAAAAGCCATATGTTTTGGCAAGCCGTTTAAACGGCGTGTCCGATCGATACATGTTCTTTTATGTGTTACTCCCCAATGTGGTGAAAGCAATCATCGTGCACCTCACCATTGCACTCTCAGCCGCAATTCTTGATATTGCAGCACTCGGCTTTTTAGGGCTAGGTGCCCAAGCTCCAGCGCCTGAATGGGGGGCCATGCTGGCACAGAGTTTAGAAGTTGCTTACAACTCGCCTTGGGTGATGGCACTTCCGGGTCTCGCGCTTTTCATTACACTCATGAGTGTCAGTATCCTCGGTGAGTCGATGCGTTCCGCATTGCAAAAACGGATAGGCCAATAAATGTTGATTGATATTCGCAACCTTTCAATTTACGCCGATACACCGACGGGTGAAGTTCGTGTTCTTGATCGCGTCTCACTACAAATTGAAGAAGGAGAAATACACACACTCGTGGGTGAAAGTGGTTCAGGTAAGAGCTTGATTGCACGAGCCATTATGGGGTTTGTGAATCCATTATGGCGAGTTCAAGCTGATCGGCTGTGGTTCCGAGGCATTGATCTACTTAATCTAACAGCAAAGCAACGGCGTGAAATCATTGGCGTGGACATTGCGATGATTTTCCAAGATGCTGCGCGCTATTTAGACCCAAATACGACAGTACTTGAACAACTACGCGAAGCGATACTCGATGAAGACGTCAAAGCTAAATTTGGCCAACGAACCAAAGCGAAGAATGACTATGCTCGCAATCTTTTACTAAAAATGGGGGTGAAAAATTGGCAACAGGTACTCGAAAGCTATCCATTTGAACTATCGGACGGTGTAGCACAGAAGGCTATGATTGCGACCGCTATCGCACATAGGCCCTACCTGCTGATCGCCGATGAGCCCACAACCGCTATGGAACCGACCACGCGAGCGCAAATCTATCGATTACTCGCGCAA
This genomic interval from Idiomarinaceae bacterium HL-53 contains the following:
- a CDS encoding cationic peptide transport system permease protein codes for the protein MSDKSLYFEAKNPSPLALVWQDLRGNPVSMATIYILSALLLISLFGPLLAPYGANEQFTDAVSLPPAWSQKGDLRFLLGTDSLGRDMISRLMHGARYTFGLPLLVILSAAFIGCGLGAIAAVSVGVKSSTVKHLLDVLLSIPSLLLALVIIAIIGPGLTNATFAIGLVFIPQFLHITKNAIADEQKKPYVLASRLNGVSDRYMFFYVLLPNVVKAIIVHLTIALSAAILDIAALGFLGLGAQAPAPEWGAMLAQSLEVAYNSPWVMALPGLALFITLMSVSILGESMRSALQKRIGQ
- a CDS encoding phage shock protein B: MDAEAMMGMAIAPIIVFLIFVAPIWIILHYRSKKKISEGLSSDDASQIQELVESAERLKDRVRTLERILDQENPNWRRYE
- a CDS encoding methionine-gamma-lyase, which translates into the protein MPQHGSNSTLHPETLAIHGGDAQQDPHGALVPPLYQTSTFVFPNAETGGARFAGEADGYIYSRLGNPTVRQLEQRVAALEGMEDAAASATGMGAVAASTMAFLKSGDHVIASDCIYGCSFALFSHLFSRFGIEVTFVDIEDHQALKAALKPSTKMLFLETPANPHLKLIDLTPVGEFCNQHALKFIVDNTFMTPLLQKPGAYGADLVIHSATKYLNGHGDVVAGIVTGSQDDIELIKLTTLKDMGATISPHDAWLITRGLKTLPIRMERHCNSALQVVSYLAEHDMVQRLYFPGFQDKKGAQLIGDDKQMKAAGAVIAFDIKGGYGTATKMLNELKMIRLAVSLGDAETLIQHPASMTHSPLTPEAREKAGIGEGLIRISVGLEHPSDIIIDLEHAFEKAARRG
- a CDS encoding cationic peptide transport system ATP-binding protein; its protein translation is MLIDIRNLSIYADTPTGEVRVLDRVSLQIEEGEIHTLVGESGSGKSLIARAIMGFVNPLWRVQADRLWFRGIDLLNLTAKQRREIIGVDIAMIFQDAARYLDPNTTVLEQLREAILDEDVKAKFGQRTKAKNDYARNLLLKMGVKNWQQVLESYPFELSDGVAQKAMIATAIAHRPYLLIADEPTTAMEPTTRAQIYRLLAQLHSKFDMSILLITQDLNTIMQETDRITTIYCGQIMETGSKERMLSTPMHPYTDALNYTSLLQTEALQPRARLTTLPGLEPTLQRMPKGCRLGPRCPYARKQCIDRPEITVEKDYAYYCHFPMRANQKAQKESQS
- a CDS encoding cationic peptide transport system permease protein; the protein is MSRVILRQLSLLLITLFLLSLVSFTLSYGFPGDPVTNVSGIHTDHARYEQEFKARGFEGHVGQQYIAYLQHLFDGQWGYSLQDGTSIAEELRLRLPATLEVTFISLIVALVVGPPLGIIAAMNHRKPLDQVISFISLAGYSIPVFWLAQISILIFAVVFDWVPIAGQINPLFDIPPVSGSILLDILISDSQHKTIALQNALLHLLLPTLVLAAAPCVLLIRFTRTSALQVLQKKYIKGAYARGLSTTEVMLKHTIPNTMQPVTRELSTAFSILITNVLITELIFSWPGLGNWLVRSIYERDYPVIQHGLLVLASMILIANVAANIIQAWRYPQVRQEFYVR
- a CDS encoding Phenylalanine 4-hydroxylase encodes the protein MAKKESKYVSKTPDEHGIIHWSNDDNQVWHDLVARQLEIIPGKACDEYMRGLELLDLPKDSIPQLGEINKVLSETTGWQVARVPALIPFDEFFRLLANKEFPVATFIRTREEFDYLQEPDIFHEIFGHCPLLTNPAFAHFTHQYGRLGYAASPKERVYLARLYWFTVEFGLLETEKGLRIYGGGILSSPGETVYALESDKPERVPLKPLDALRTPYRIDIMQPIYYTLRDVNQLFEISDMDIMALVHEAMELGLFEPKFPPKEKDAA
- a CDS encoding 4a-hydroxytetrahydrobiopterin dehydratase; amino-acid sequence: MSELKNQECEACQAGAPKVSDEELGTLMKEIPDWVPVARDGVMQLEREYKFKNFKLAWAFCNKVAQLAEDEFHHPTLTLEWGKLTVTWWTHAIEGLHKNDFIMAAKTDALLD
- a CDS encoding psp operon transcriptional activator; the encoded protein is MNRFRDNENLIGESNSFLSVLEHVSQAAPLDKPVLIIGERGTGKELIAQRLHYLSKRWDQPYLKLNCAALNDNLLESELFGHEAGAFTGASKKHEGRFERADNGTLFLDELANTSALVQEKLLRVIEYGEFERVGGSKSVKVDVRLIAATNEDLPSLAANNKFRADLLDRLAFDVITLPPLRERPEDILILAEHFAIQMARELKLSCFAGFTTKAKQVLQDHLWPGNIRELKNVVERSVYRLNNDQLPVHDIILDPFHSPWRPAQSIEYASAPQSQGPTTTSVASANDSVEVAPVTAKATPIDFKQGIDFKTLSQDFEVQLLEQALAECQFNQKKTAEALGLTYHQLRGYLKKYQLLEGIQRED
- a CDS encoding phage shock protein A (PspA) family protein, translating into MGIFSRFSDIVNANLNALLDKAEDPQKMVRLIIQEMEDTLVEVRSVSAKTLAEKKELTRQLTRLEDEVVEWEKRAELAISKGRDDLARSALIEKSKIQDTLDSLQREIERTDDHIERLSGEIAQLQEKLTDAKARQKSILMRERTVSSRLNVKRTLDSSKIDDALQKFDRYEAKIDDLESQVDAYDLGKRSLADEFRTLENESKVDDELEALKARVSGDTKASSKKSEKADKSAE
- a CDS encoding phage shock protein C (PspC) family protein, which gives rise to MVERKKQLYRDTKNGKIAGVCAGIAEYFGWELWVVRIVAVTALVVTQQVAFIAYVVAWFVIDKKEGGKHTSVNPTVREETRFEKRSDGRTIEVKTRVWEAGKPPKQALSDIVNEFRELERDVGSIERYVTSSEYRVKQEISRL
- a CDS encoding cationic peptide transport system substrate-binding protein — translated: MKTKQLYCSFSLLLIFLLAGCSRALPPHAQGILYCAEGNPESFNPQLVTSGTTLDMTSSQLYDRLLEYDEGTKEFKPALATRWRVSQDGLTYRFFLREDVTFHTTSYFTPTRTLNAQDVVFTMTRWLDSNHPYHQVSGGQYPFFTATKLDQLITEVRAVGPFEVEITLEQPDSSFLSIMASNFAVIMSAEYGYALIESNQLELFDVRPIGTGPFVYRYFRKDVAVNYRRHDSYWQGPAASETLVFRIAPNDHKRMLMLLTKDCDISPYPPARDIEWIDERPDIQLQTSMSPNTAFWAFNTDKEPFNDPRVRRALAHAVDRDALIHAVYFNHAVKADSILPNTNWAHLPNPDAFAYNPELARELLREAGYENGFEMDIWALPVQRAYNPNAKLMAELIQANLNDVGVRAEIVSYEWSSFRRSLAEGAHDSVLIGWSADHADPDNFFRPLLTCAAKESGNNRAMWCHPAFDTLVSQAIRTTERKEREALYQAAQAMLIEEVPILPLAHSIRFQAARRHIRGLYPPTYGGIRLHSVHRAISAEETE